One window of Cygnus olor isolate bCygOlo1 chromosome 28, bCygOlo1.pri.v2, whole genome shotgun sequence genomic DNA carries:
- the ANKRD34A gene encoding ankyrin repeat domain-containing protein 34A has protein sequence MPSPVRRPPGAAAPPGLAMLPADGSALLRAVAQGKFRLTRLLLEGGAYINEGNAAGQTPLMAACRARYADPLEQPRMVRYLLENGADPNIPDKTGKTALMHACAERAGAAVAAVLLAHGADPSARDYAGASALVYAINRGDRETLQALLDACKAQGKEVIIITTDTSPSGTKTTRQYLNSPPSPGLEEKRSPALCMSPSDIEVRTAASPAGSEKEEERDVFRFPPPPPPAATAVPEPSRARGRPLKRLNSEPWGLVAPGVEASRAPPERLAPGLEGLSLGTRPRRHSVEGREAAGLAGAAWAERVPPACPQPLARRNTAPEAARVKAGRREPPDPEGCPWPPSPPPSPGRGRRCVASAMPLPTPESPPGARRRAPGLLERRGSGTLLLEPLASGRAGFLPPLHAGPHPPGPRGLPVPGSPKGRRKLLRRHSMQTEEMRLLANFQSALSLEPGT, from the coding sequence ATGCCCAGCCCCGTGCGCCGCCCGCCCGGGGCCGCGGCGCCTCCTGGCCTGGCCATGCTGCCCGCGGACGGCTCGGCGCTGCTGCGGGCCGTGGCCCAGGGCAAGTTTCGCCTCAcccggctgctgctggaagggggAGCCTACATCAATGAGGGCAACGCCGCGGGGCAGACGCCGCTGATGGCCGCGTGCCGGGCTCGCTACGCCGACCCGCTGGAGCAGCCCCGCATGGTGCGCTACCTCCTGGAGAACGGCGCCGACCCCAACATCCCCGACAAGACGGGCAAGACGGCGCTGATGCACGCCTGCGCTGAGCGCGCTGGGGCCGCCGTGGCCGCCGTGCTGCTGGCCCACGGCGCCGACCCCAGCGCCCGCGACTACGCCGGCGCCTCCGCTCTGGTTTACGCCATCAACCGGGGCGACCGGGAGACGCTGCAGGCGCTGCTGGACGCCTGCAAGGCACAGGGCAAGGAGGTGATCATCATCACCACCGACACGTCGCCCTCGGGCACCAAGACCACGCGGCAGTACCTGAACTCGCCCCCCTCGCcggggctggaggagaagcGCTCGCCGGCGCTCTGCATGTCGCCCTCCGACATCGAGGTGCGCACGGCGGCCTCGCCGGCGGGCAGCgagaaggaggaggagcgggACGTCTTCCGCTtcccaccgccgccgccgccggccgccacCGCCGTGCCGGAGCCATCCCGCGCCCGGGGACGGCCGCTGAAGCGCCTCAACTCGGAGCCCTGGGGGCTGGTGGCCCCGGGGGTCGAGGCGTCGCGTGCCCCCCCGGAGCGTTTGGCcccggggctggaggggctgagCCTCGGCACACGCCCCCGGCGCCACAGCGTCGAGGGCAGGGAGGccgcggggctggcgggggcGGCCTGGGCCGAGCGGGTGCCTCCGGCTTGCCCCCAGCCGCTGGCACGGCGCAACACGGCCCCCGAGGCGGCGCGGGTCAAAGCAGGGCGCCGCGAGCCCCCCGACCCCGAGGGCTGCCCCTGGCCCCCCTCGCCACCCCCCTCACCGGGACGCGGGCGGCGATGCGTGGCCTCGGCCATGCCGCTGCCAACCCCCGAGtccccccccggtgcccgccgccGTGCTCCCGGCTTGCTGGAGCGCCGCGGCTCCGGCACGCTCCTGCTGGAGCCCCTGGCCTCGGGGCGCGCCGGCTTCTTGCCCCCCCTGCATGCCGGCCCGCACCCCCCCGGCCCTCGCGGGCTCCCGGTTCCCGGCTCGCCCAAGGGCCGCCGCAAGCTGCTGCGACGCCACTCGATGCAGACGGAGGAGATGCGGCTGCTGGCCAACTTCCAGAGCGCCCTGAGCCTGGAGCCGGGCACCTAA
- the POLR3GL gene encoding LOW QUALITY PROTEIN: DNA-directed RNA polymerase III subunit RPC7-like (The sequence of the model RefSeq protein was modified relative to this genomic sequence to represent the inferred CDS: deleted 1 base in 1 codon) yields the protein MAGRGRGRGRGQLTFNVEAVGIGKGDALPPPTLQPSPLFPPVEYRPVPLPGGEELEYMLALKQELRGAMKNLPYFVKPGAPRRDIERYSDKYQVSSPVDGAIDWNPDWRRLPRELKIRVRRLRKGRTTVLVPKSKQRVALDKEEAIKKLESLEKKEEEVTSEEEEEKEEEEEGKEEEEEEYDEEEHEEETDYIMSYFDNGEDFGGDSDDNMDEAVY from the exons atggCGGGCcgaggccggggccggggccgcgggcaGCTGACCTTCAACGTGGAGGCCGTGGGCATCGGCAAGGGGGacgcgctg cccccccccaccctgcagccctccccCCTCTTCCCG CCCGTGGAGTACCGCCCGGTGCCGCTGCCGGGGGGCGAGGAGCTGGAGTACATGCTGGCCCTCAAGCAGGAGCTGCGCGGCGCCATGAAGAACCTGCCCTACTTCGTCAAACCCGGGGCGCCCCGCAGGG aCATCGAGCGCTACTCGGACAAGTACCAGGTCTCCAGCCCCGTTGACGGCGCCATCGATTGGAACCCAG ACTGGAGGCGGCTGCCGCGGGAGCTGAAGATCCGGGTGCGGAGGCTGCGGAAAGGCC gGACCACCGTCCTCGTCCCCAAGAGCAAGCAGCGGGTGGCGCTCGACAAGGAGGAGGCCATTAAGAAGCTGGAG agcctggagaagaaggaggaggaggtgacgtcggaggaggaagaggagaaggaggaggaggaggaaggcaaggaagaggaggaagaggagtaCGACGAGGAGGAGCACGaggag GAGACCGACTACATCATGTCCTACTTCGACAACGGGGAGGACTTCGGCGGCGACAGCGACGACAACATGGACGAGGCCGTTTACtga